The sequence below is a genomic window from Lysobacter capsici.
GCAGGGCGACGGCATCGGCCTGTTGCGCGCGCTGCCGTGGCTGCTGCTGTCGTGGCCCGCGGCATGGTTGGTGGATCGCGGCGTCGCGGCCGCGGTCAACGTCGTCTGCAGCTGGCTGCTCGCGGTCGCGGTATTGGCCGCAACGCTGGCGTGGCTGCCGGTCACACCGGGCTATCTGCCCGATCATCTCGAATAGAGGTAATCCATGTTCGCTATCGATTGGCCGCGGCGCGCGAGATCGCAAGGCGCAGGCATCGCGTTGGCGGTCGGCCTGTCGACGCTCGCCACGGCCGCGCAAGCCCACGATTTCTGGATCCAGCCCGAACGCTACCGGATCGCGCCGGACACGCCGACCGCACTGACCCTGCAAGTCGGCCACGGCAGCGACCGCCAGCGTTCGAAGATCGGCCTGCGTCGCATCACCCGCTTCGCGGCCGTCGCCGCGGACGGACACAGCATCGACCTGCGCGGGCGTCTGCATCCCGGCGAGGCCAGCGATGGCGACTTCGAACTGCCGGCCGGCGGCTACCAGCTGGTGTTGGAAACCGATGCGCGCGCGCAGAGCCATCTGCCGGCGATTCGTTTCAACGACTACCTGCGGGCCGAAGGGCTGACGCCGGCCTTGCAGGATCGCCAGCGCAACGGGCGCATGCAGGCCGAAGGCTCGGAAAACTACAGCCGGCGCAGCAAGGCGATCGTGCGGGTCGGCGCCTGCGACGCGACGACGCCGGCGCAGTGGCGCACGATGTTGAGTCGGCCGCTCGGCCTGCCGCTGGAAATCGTGCTCGATCAGAATCCGTATGCGCATCCGCGACCGTCGCGACTGCCGCTGCGCGTGCTCTACGAAGGCCGCACGCTCGCCGGCGCCCTGGTCAAGCTGACCCGGCTCGAAGACGACGCCCAGCCGTTCGCGACCCGCTACACCGACGCCGAAGGCCGCGCCGAGTTCGCCATGCCCGCGCAGGGCCGCTGGTTGCTCAACGTGATCTGGACCAAGCCATTGCCGGCGTCGAGCGAAACCGACTACGAGACGGTGTTTTCCAGCCTGAGTTTCGAATTGGACGATGCGACACGTTGATGGTGCGCTTGCGTTGTTCGCGGTGCGATCCAGTCCTGCATGTCCCGACAGCGCGGGCTGAGCGAAAGATCCCGGAAAACTCGCGGTTTCAGCAATGCCCCGCGGACGACCAACTGTTGCCGCGCCGCACTACCAGTTCGCCGTTGATGCATCGCAGCGAGGCTTGTTGCTGCGGCTGCGCGCTGCGCTCGGCGAGCAGTTGGGTTTCCAGCTCCAGCACGCGATCGCGCAAGGCGTTGCGTTCGGCGACGATCTGCGCAACCTGCGCCTGCGCGATCTGGCGTTCGGTCACGGCCGCGCGCTCGGCCGAGAGTTTGTTGCGCTCGTCGGCCGCGGCCTGCTGCTTGCCGATCTGGTACGCGGTGCCGCCGGCCGCGCCGACGATGCCGATGAACACGACCGCGGCCAATGCGAAGCCCCTCCAGCCCCATGCGGTTCGCTCGTCGGTGTTGCGGCGATAGTCGGACTCTTGCATGCGCCTGCCCATTGATGTGGCGAACGCGGGAGCCGTGCCGGTTGGCACGGCCGGGTGTGCGTTCGCGAGCGAATCCTTCGAAACTCCGGCGTAACAGACGAACGACCATCACCGTCGTGAAGCGCGATGGCGAACTTGGTGCGCAGATACGAAACCAGCTTAAGCACAATCCGATCGATGACTATCGCAGGCGGATGGCCCTGGCCGGAGCTAACGGCAACGTCCGCAGATACCCCGGCCTGGTCGGTTCACACCGGACAGGCCGGGTCTTGGCCGGCGTACTTGGCGCAGACCTTCTGCCGGCACTGCAGGCCCTTGGTGGTGTTCGCCTTCGGGCATTTGCGCAGGCTGGTCTGGACCGGGTTGGCCGGCGGCGTCGCAGCGGTTTTCGTCGCCGCGCTCTTGGCCGGGGTCGCGTTCGCCTTGGGCGCGGGCGCGGGTTTGGTCACGGGCTTGGCCGCGGCCTTCTTCGCCACGACCGCGTTTTCGGCGTTGACCTTGCGGATCAACTGCTCGAGCGCATCCTGGTCTTCCTTGGCGTTGCCGTTGCGCGGTTTGGCCGTGCGCTTGCCGCCGGATTGCGCGTCGGCGTCGATGTTGCCGAGCAGAGCGGCCATCAACCCGTCTTCATCGCTTTTCGCGGAACCGCCGCGTTTGCTGGCGGCGGTGCCGGTGCGGGCGGACGCGATCGCCGGTTTGCCGGCGGCCTTGGGCGGCGCCGCCGACGCCACGAGTTTGGGCGCGGGCGTTGCCGGTGCGGGTTTAGGGCCGGGCTGGTGCGCGGGCGACGGATCGCCGGCACTGAAGGGATTGGCGTCGGCCGGATCGTCGTCGAGCACGATCTTGGCCGGCGTGGTCGCGGCGGGGGCGGGCGCCGCGCGGGTGGGCGCGACCGGTGCGGCGACGGCGGGCGCAGTCGGGGTTTTGTCGACGATCGCGGGCTTCGGCGACGGATCGAACGCTCCCTCGTCGCCGCGCAACAGCAAATACGCGCTGGCGAAAAACACCGCGGCGGCACCGGCGACCAGCACGATCGGCGCGATCCGGCGCGATGGCCCGGGCGCGGCCGGC
It includes:
- a CDS encoding DUF4198 domain-containing protein; this encodes MFAIDWPRRARSQGAGIALAVGLSTLATAAQAHDFWIQPERYRIAPDTPTALTLQVGHGSDRQRSKIGLRRITRFAAVAADGHSIDLRGRLHPGEASDGDFELPAGGYQLVLETDARAQSHLPAIRFNDYLRAEGLTPALQDRQRNGRMQAEGSENYSRRSKAIVRVGACDATTPAQWRTMLSRPLGLPLEIVLDQNPYAHPRPSRLPLRVLYEGRTLAGALVKLTRLEDDAQPFATRYTDAEGRAEFAMPAQGRWLLNVIWTKPLPASSETDYETVFSSLSFELDDATR